Proteins encoded together in one Thermoproteales archaeon window:
- a CDS encoding 30S ribosomal protein S15, with translation MRKSKKKGQSHSTRPAIRSLPPWVKYSPMEVEDMIISLVKKGFPPSMIGIILRDQYGIPLAKMVTKKKITQILREKSLAPEIPEDLYNLIRRAKRVRRHLEEHPKDFHSKRGLQLIESKIRRLAKYYKSRGVLPSDWEYKPEKISIFA, from the coding sequence GTGAGAAAGAGTAAAAAGAAAGGGCAATCTCACTCTACGCGTCCAGCCATAAGGTCTCTACCGCCGTGGGTGAAGTACTCTCCCATGGAAGTTGAAGATATGATAATATCGTTAGTCAAAAAAGGCTTCCCTCCATCCATGATAGGAATAATATTACGAGATCAGTATGGAATTCCGCTTGCAAAAATGGTTACTAAGAAAAAGATAACACAAATATTAAGAGAAAAAAGTCTCGCTCCAGAAATACCCGAAGATCTCTATAATCTAATAAGAAGAGCAAAGAGGGTACGCAGACATCTAGAAGAGCACCCCAAAGATTTCCATTCTAAAAGAGGCTTACAACTTATAGAATCAAAAATCAGGCGACTGGCAAAATATTATAAATCTCGTGGTGTACTACCAAGCGATTGGGAATATAAACCAGAGAAAATAAGCATATTTGCCTAA
- a CDS encoding Kae1-associated kinase Bud32, protein MEILGIGAEAILVKTKFYDFEVVRKTRVRKAYRDATLDSRIRSKRTILEAKLLAYSKCIGVPVPTVLYVDAHNATIIIDYIKGKKLRDILDKLPESDLRKIFHAIGREVGLLHKAGIVHGDLTTSNMIVSGGKVFLIDFGLGYFSKELEDRAVDIHLFLRALESTHPNYVKVAFDSFVRGYREIMGEYVDSVLNRVKEIRLRGRYVGERRKRKYKERSFYKPQQNCEEKVGM, encoded by the coding sequence ATGGAGATCTTAGGTATTGGCGCAGAAGCCATACTGGTAAAAACAAAGTTCTATGATTTCGAAGTAGTTCGTAAAACCAGAGTTAGAAAAGCTTACAGAGACGCAACGCTTGATAGTAGGATTCGATCAAAGAGAACAATTCTTGAAGCTAAGTTGCTGGCATACTCGAAATGTATAGGTGTGCCTGTTCCAACAGTTCTATACGTGGACGCACACAATGCAACTATTATCATAGATTACATCAAGGGAAAAAAGTTAAGAGATATACTGGATAAACTTCCGGAATCGGATTTACGCAAGATTTTTCATGCGATAGGAAGGGAAGTCGGCTTACTGCATAAAGCAGGTATTGTTCATGGAGATTTAACAACATCCAATATGATCGTTTCAGGAGGCAAGGTTTTCCTCATAGATTTCGGTTTGGGATATTTTAGTAAGGAATTAGAAGATAGAGCTGTAGATATCCATCTTTTTCTTAGAGCACTAGAGAGTACGCATCCAAACTATGTCAAGGTAGCGTTTGATAGTTTTGTTAGGGGATATAGAGAAATAATGGGCGAATATGTAGACTCTGTATTAAACAGAGTGAAAGAGATTAGGTTAAGAGGCCGTTACGTTGGAGAGAGAAGGAAAAGAAAATATAAAGAGCGAAGCTTTTATAAACCCCAGCAGAATTGTGAGGAAAAGGTGGGAATGTGA